The bacterium nucleotide sequence CAATTCATGAGTTTCAACACCATCTATCAGCTGCTGAGCATGGTGCAGGAACGCCATCCCCTGCTGGAAGCCGCTGAGCGGCTGTTGTTCATGCCCGATCTGTTCAATTATCTGATGACCGGTGAAATGACCTGTGAATATTCCATCGCCTCAACCTCGCAGCTGCTCAACGCCCGAACACGGAGTTGGGAATCCCTGCTGCTGAAAAAGCTGTCCATTCCGGAACATCTGTTTTTACCGATCCTCGAACCGGGTACGGTCATCGGCACCTTGACAGCGGACGTGCAGGCGGAGACCGATCTGCCGCCGGTGGATGTCATTGCCACCGCCGGACATGATACCGCCAGTGCGGTCGCTGCCGTGCCTGCCAAGGCCGGCCGCTGGGGCTACCTCAGCTCCGGCACATGGTCCTTGATCGGTGTGGAGATTGATGAGCCGATTATCGACGAGCACTCTTATGCCGCTGGCTTTACCAATGAAGGGGGCGTGCAGAACACCATTCGTTTTTTACGCAAC carries:
- a CDS encoding rhamnulokinase → MADAKFLALDFGASSGRAILATVNETIALQELHRFGNPQIKMLNHYYWDLAFLFNELKKGLAAAGRAGHRDLQAIGVDTWGVDFGLVGRNHTLLGNPVTYRDSRTEGMMEAAFNLLPQEEIYRRTGIQFMSFNTIYQLLSMVQERHPLLEAAERLLFMPDLFNYLMTGEMTCEYSIASTSQLLNARTRSWESLLLKKLSIPEHLFLPILEPGTVIGTLTADVQAETDLPPVDVIATAGHDTASAVAAVPAKAGRWGYLSSGTWSLIGVEIDEPIIDEHSYAAGFTNEGGVQNTIRFLRN